The following proteins are encoded in a genomic region of Herminiimonas arsenicoxydans:
- a CDS encoding putative ABC-type transport system, permease component (Evidence 3 : Function proposed based on presence of conserved amino acid motif, structural feature or limited homology; Product type pt : putative transporter) — translation MPLIDATQAAFGLLFSGDPVLWKIVWISLKTSIVGLSIATPIAVLFGYLIATHDFIGRRIVIWIAQAALSLPTVLIGLLLYLMLSRQGPLGSLQWLFTQSSVILGQVLIVLPVLIAFTLSAVQAADPRLAETATVHGASRWRVMLTVLYEVRFGVMAAVINGFGRVISEVGCAMMVGGNIAGETRTITTAIALETSKGEFAQGIALGIVLVAFALLINAGMMLLQGDTRPARNM, via the coding sequence ATGCCATTAATTGATGCCACCCAGGCTGCTTTCGGTTTGCTCTTTTCGGGCGATCCGGTGCTATGGAAAATTGTCTGGATCTCGCTCAAGACATCGATAGTAGGCCTCTCGATAGCCACGCCGATAGCGGTGCTGTTTGGTTACCTGATCGCAACGCACGATTTTATCGGACGCCGTATCGTGATCTGGATTGCGCAAGCAGCCTTGTCCTTGCCGACCGTACTGATAGGCTTGCTGCTGTATCTGATGCTGTCACGCCAGGGACCACTCGGCTCCCTGCAATGGCTGTTTACACAATCGAGCGTCATTCTCGGACAAGTATTGATTGTGCTGCCGGTGTTGATAGCCTTTACCTTGTCGGCAGTGCAGGCGGCCGATCCACGACTGGCTGAAACGGCCACCGTGCATGGCGCTTCCAGATGGCGTGTGATGCTGACGGTTTTGTATGAAGTCCGTTTCGGTGTGATGGCGGCGGTGATCAATGGTTTCGGCCGCGTGATTTCAGAAGTTGGCTGCGCGATGATGGTGGGCGGAAATATCGCAGGTGAGACACGCACGATCACTACCGCGATCGCGCTGGAAACCAGCAAGGGAGAGTTTGCACAAGGTATTGCGCTGGGTATCGTGCTGGTTGCCTTTGCATTATTGATTAATGCAGGAATGATGTTGCTGCAAGGCGATACGCGTCCTGCGAGGAATATGTGA
- a CDS encoding conserved hypothetical protein (Evidence 4 : Homologs of previously reported genes of unknown function): MKKILIGLMGWAVVGMACAALPPLSDEAKAKAAEAKNKSAWSDKVAAYQLCQAQDLVAANYLKSKGKPKPAVEVPACTNPGPYVALQVATSTVGVADAKPVPAAGAKK; the protein is encoded by the coding sequence ATGAAAAAGATACTGATTGGACTGATGGGCTGGGCGGTCGTGGGTATGGCTTGTGCAGCATTGCCGCCTTTGAGCGATGAGGCGAAGGCCAAAGCCGCCGAAGCCAAAAACAAGAGTGCATGGAGCGACAAGGTCGCGGCGTATCAGTTATGCCAGGCTCAGGATCTCGTGGCCGCCAATTACCTGAAAAGCAAAGGCAAGCCCAAACCTGCAGTCGAGGTGCCGGCATGCACCAATCCCGGACCTTATGTCGCCTTGCAAGTGGCGACCTCGACGGTAGGTGTGGCCGATGCCAAGCCGGTTCCGGCAGCAGGCGCAAAGAAATAA
- a CDS encoding hypothetical protein (Evidence 5 : No homology to any previously reported sequences), producing MQDTPSHGAYKGRIRGIRRLGLSKSKCEFAAKQSIFDVN from the coding sequence GTGCAGGACACCCCATCTCACGGTGCTTACAAAGGGAGAATCAGAGGGATACGCCGGCTGGGACTGAGCAAATCGAAATGCGAATTTGCAGCAAAGCAATCTATTTTTGATGTCAATTAG
- a CDS encoding putative formate dehydrogenase subunit C (Evidence 3 : Function proposed based on presence of conserved amino acid motif, structural feature or limited homology; Product type pc : putative carrier) produces the protein MQTWFAKLAIGLSLVVATAGIASAQTSEPAAAAKAPPAVQNMSNIQSDDILYMKQNQAERTKVQPGNLAPVYRQVKEGGEHYSSLPALESGVLIQQKAQFPGQARATTAGEAWRQYRNGPLTTYGGWLIIVAVIGIAAFYLAIGTIKLKSPRTGRLIERFTSIERLSHWTVAISFLILALTGLIMLFGKYVVLPVFGHTAFGYLAYAGKNIHNFVGPVFTVALIVMFVIFVKDNFPAPSDWQWLKNLGGARGHASAGRFNAGEKLWFWGGLVFLGLIVSASGFVLDMLVPGILYTRGNMQIAHVIHLVAAVLVFSASLAHIYIGTLGMEGAYEAMSTGYVDDAWAKEHHDIWYADIESGKVPRIRTDKGTEKLGVPAKAV, from the coding sequence ATGCAAACATGGTTCGCCAAACTCGCTATCGGTTTGTCGCTGGTTGTTGCGACCGCCGGTATAGCGTCGGCACAAACGAGTGAGCCTGCCGCCGCAGCCAAAGCGCCGCCGGCTGTGCAGAATATGTCCAATATCCAGTCGGACGATATTTTGTACATGAAGCAGAATCAGGCTGAACGTACGAAAGTCCAGCCTGGCAATCTGGCGCCTGTGTATCGCCAGGTCAAGGAAGGCGGCGAACATTACTCTAGTTTGCCGGCACTGGAGTCGGGTGTGCTGATTCAGCAGAAAGCACAATTTCCCGGCCAGGCACGTGCAACAACTGCAGGTGAGGCGTGGCGGCAATACCGCAACGGCCCGCTGACGACTTACGGCGGCTGGCTGATCATTGTGGCAGTAATCGGGATCGCAGCGTTTTATCTGGCGATCGGAACCATCAAGTTGAAAAGCCCGCGCACCGGTCGCCTGATCGAACGATTTACCTCGATCGAACGCTTGTCGCACTGGACAGTCGCCATCAGCTTCCTGATACTGGCATTGACCGGCTTGATCATGCTGTTCGGTAAGTATGTGGTGTTGCCGGTGTTCGGGCATACCGCATTCGGCTATCTCGCTTACGCTGGCAAGAACATACACAACTTCGTAGGGCCGGTTTTCACGGTTGCGCTGATCGTGATGTTCGTGATCTTCGTCAAGGATAATTTCCCTGCGCCGTCGGATTGGCAATGGCTGAAAAATCTTGGCGGTGCTCGCGGCCATGCCAGCGCCGGACGTTTCAATGCCGGCGAGAAATTATGGTTCTGGGGCGGCCTGGTGTTTCTCGGATTGATTGTCAGTGCATCCGGTTTCGTACTGGATATGCTGGTGCCGGGCATACTCTATACTCGCGGCAATATGCAGATTGCCCATGTGATCCATCTGGTTGCTGCAGTATTGGTGTTCAGTGCATCGCTGGCGCATATCTATATCGGTACCCTCGGCATGGAAGGTGCGTATGAAGCGATGTCCACCGGCTATGTAGACGATGCATGGGCCAAGGAACATCACGACATCTGGTATGCGGACATTGAAAGCGGCAAGGTGCCGCGCATACGTACTGACAAGGGCACGGAAAAACTCGGCGTGCCAGCCAAGGCTGTCTAA
- a CDS encoding putative formate dehydrogenase, subunit FdhD (Evidence 3 : Function proposed based on presence of conserved amino acid motif, structural feature or limited homology; Product type pe : putative enzyme): MSYRPELTSTPIKLTHDVQAIDETAQASTIAIPAERPLTVYVDGRELITLMTLGAAPEALTLGYLRNQRLVQTIEEIVAVHVDWSKHAVSVTTRGGIANIEERTAKRVVTTGCGQGTMFGGLMDEVDTLVLPADARLKQSTLYKIVNKIRTQDSVYAQAGSVHGCGLFSSEGDLQYFIEDVGRHNAVDSIAGIMWLENISGADKVFYTTGRLTSEMVIKGAQMGMPFLISRSGTTQMGHLVAEKVTMTLLARCTGKHFLLVTGKERMVYEPHLLDTPLHVA, translated from the coding sequence ATGTCGTATCGCCCAGAACTTACCAGCACGCCGATCAAGCTGACGCATGATGTCCAGGCGATCGATGAAACTGCGCAGGCTTCGACCATAGCAATACCGGCGGAGCGGCCGTTGACGGTCTACGTCGATGGCCGGGAATTGATTACTCTGATGACATTGGGTGCGGCGCCGGAAGCGCTCACGCTGGGTTATTTGCGCAATCAGCGCCTGGTGCAGACTATTGAAGAAATCGTTGCAGTGCATGTGGACTGGAGCAAGCATGCGGTTTCAGTCACCACGCGCGGCGGCATCGCAAACATTGAAGAACGCACGGCCAAGCGCGTGGTCACGACAGGTTGCGGACAGGGTACGATGTTTGGCGGCTTGATGGATGAAGTCGATACGCTGGTTCTGCCAGCCGATGCAAGACTGAAGCAATCCACACTTTACAAAATCGTCAACAAGATACGCACGCAGGATTCGGTCTATGCACAGGCAGGTTCGGTGCATGGCTGCGGCCTGTTTTCATCTGAAGGCGACTTGCAATATTTCATCGAAGACGTGGGTCGGCACAATGCCGTCGATTCCATTGCCGGCATCATGTGGCTGGAAAATATCAGTGGCGCGGACAAGGTGTTTTACACTACCGGCCGTCTGACTTCCGAAATGGTGATCAAGGGTGCACAGATGGGCATGCCATTCCTGATCTCGCGCTCCGGCACCACGCAAATGGGTCATCTGGTCGCGGAAAAGGTCACTATGACTTTGCTGGCGCGTTGTACTGGTAAACATTTTTTGCTGGTGACGGGCAAGGAACGCATGGTTTACGAGCCGCATTTGCTGGATACGCCCCTGCACGTTGCCTGA
- a CDS encoding conserved hypothetical protein ; putative exported protein (Evidence 4 : Homologs of previously reported genes of unknown function): protein MIRPLLISLIALAMFGCSEKSQSQADARVSGDVAPYKGAVNDPYVIKGWTAGNKTEWDTQMRERAQKQNEYVKVN, encoded by the coding sequence ATGATACGACCACTATTGATCTCATTGATTGCATTGGCAATGTTCGGTTGCAGCGAAAAAAGCCAGTCGCAGGCAGATGCACGGGTATCGGGCGACGTAGCTCCTTACAAGGGAGCGGTGAACGATCCCTATGTCATCAAAGGCTGGACGGCTGGCAATAAAACCGAGTGGGACACGCAAATGCGCGAACGTGCTCAAAAGCAGAACGAGTACGTAAAAGTCAATTGA
- a CDS encoding Oxidoreductase, 2OG-Fe(II) oxygenase family (Evidence 2b : Function of strongly homologous gene; Product type e : enzyme), with amino-acid sequence MHNEQTVCGRLRFQKNSIMLLDPPHAQAGVSDVLQSKICNDLETQGWLQQDFFLPDDLTIALAAECRQMSATGSLKSAGIGRAEGQMLRPDIRGDQIAWLKAGQSIPCDRYLQIMENVRIALNRSLYLGLEEYESHFAIYLPGTCYRKHLDRFRDDDCRTVSAVVYLNPVWLPEQGGVLRLHIDDTRTEDITPLGGRLVLFMSADMPHEVLPATHDRMSLAGWFRRRV; translated from the coding sequence GTGCATAATGAACAGACAGTTTGCGGCCGATTACGTTTTCAGAAAAACTCAATAATGCTATTAGACCCACCTCATGCCCAGGCCGGCGTTAGTGATGTATTGCAATCGAAGATTTGCAATGATCTGGAAACACAAGGCTGGCTACAGCAGGATTTTTTTCTCCCGGATGACCTGACAATCGCATTGGCTGCCGAATGCAGGCAGATGAGCGCGACCGGTTCACTGAAATCGGCCGGTATTGGTCGTGCTGAGGGGCAGATGCTGCGCCCGGACATTCGTGGAGACCAGATTGCCTGGTTGAAAGCAGGGCAATCGATTCCATGCGATCGTTATCTGCAGATCATGGAAAATGTACGGATTGCGTTGAACCGCTCGCTTTACCTCGGCCTGGAAGAGTACGAGAGTCACTTCGCTATTTATTTGCCAGGTACCTGTTATCGCAAGCATCTGGATCGCTTCCGGGATGATGACTGCCGTACTGTTTCAGCGGTGGTTTATCTCAATCCGGTTTGGTTGCCAGAGCAGGGTGGTGTTTTGCGCCTGCATATTGACGACACGCGTACGGAAGATATTACGCCTTTGGGCGGTCGGCTCGTGTTGTTCATGTCTGCCGACATGCCGCATGAAGTGCTGCCGGCCACGCACGATCGTATGTCGCTGGCAGGCTGGTTCAGGCGTCGCGTCTGA
- a CDS encoding putative Bacterial regulatory protein, MarR (Evidence 3 : Function proposed based on presence of conserved amino acid motif, structural feature or limited homology; Product type pr : putative regulator), with product MTYHPSMFDHCLYFNTTALARVLERVWSKAFKPFGLTPSQAFMLRVVLKKPGLLQSELAKELAISRSTATRTLDGLQQMGLLTREATLSDGRESAIQPTPLGVVMQEQLDAASGEVTKRLKKELGIAHFDETVSKVRAVRSVIG from the coding sequence TTGACCTATCATCCTTCTATGTTCGATCACTGCCTCTACTTCAACACAACTGCCCTGGCTCGCGTTCTGGAACGCGTATGGAGCAAGGCGTTCAAGCCCTTCGGGCTAACACCTTCGCAGGCATTCATGCTCAGGGTTGTGCTGAAGAAACCGGGTTTGCTGCAAAGCGAACTGGCTAAAGAATTGGCAATTTCACGTTCAACTGCTACACGCACGCTTGATGGTTTGCAACAAATGGGTTTGCTGACGCGTGAGGCAACGCTGAGTGATGGTCGGGAGTCTGCGATTCAGCCAACTCCTTTGGGAGTCGTAATGCAGGAACAGCTTGATGCTGCCAGCGGAGAAGTAACGAAACGTTTGAAAAAAGAATTAGGTATCGCTCATTTTGATGAAACAGTAAGCAAAGTGAGAGCTGTTCGCTCAGTCATAGGCTGA
- a CDS encoding Putative response regulator receiver protein (Evidence 3 : Function proposed based on presence of conserved amino acid motif, structural feature or limited homology; Product type prc : putative receptor), translating to MATILNSRLAKLRALVVDDMPAMRQNIRSQLGQLGIEQVDQAGTPNDAIKYIRSTSYDVIICDYNLNKETNGQQMLEFLRSQKLLSPTAMFFMVTAESSYDSVASAAEFQPDAYMVKPLTGGKIADRIERLLDRKQALKPITDRLQKKDLAGAIAECDRVLKIEPKWIVDILKTKAGAALELGQNDEARRSYLQALGLRQDLVWAKLGLARCDQAEGRLEEAKIIVQGVLEKNAQYVDAYDLLAQIAESRGEDQQVLEALNKSYNVIPSARRSRMVGDAAYRVGDLEQARSAYDKALNHTRGSLTAQASDALSLAQVHVDIGQAGNALEILSVAAQDHHEDPGFCSRQAIIAAQAFAALGDMASGKAAFESAKELAADIRADTNTLTLAKAAFCLGMHEEGARIMAKAIKSDHENARLVALARKVLKDTGNETLVEKIVDDAISAGALIVDEATRLMRNGQFDESLAKLEEALDATPDNTGVLLAAAQLHLLWMSQKGLDRSYVRRVNGYLAQLDGLMPNSERVAKMYRFLRETLVKVAKEA from the coding sequence ATGGCAACCATCCTCAATAGCCGTCTTGCGAAACTCCGTGCGCTGGTCGTCGACGACATGCCGGCCATGCGACAAAATATTCGCTCCCAGCTAGGTCAGTTAGGGATAGAGCAAGTCGATCAGGCCGGTACGCCAAACGATGCGATCAAGTACATCCGCAGCACCAGCTACGATGTGATCATCTGCGATTACAACCTCAACAAGGAAACCAACGGCCAGCAAATGCTGGAGTTTCTGCGCTCGCAAAAACTGCTCTCCCCTACTGCAATGTTTTTCATGGTGACGGCAGAGAGCAGTTACGACAGCGTTGCCAGCGCTGCCGAATTCCAGCCGGATGCGTACATGGTGAAGCCGCTCACCGGCGGCAAGATTGCCGATCGTATCGAGCGCTTGCTGGACCGGAAGCAGGCATTAAAACCGATCACCGACAGACTGCAGAAAAAAGATCTGGCCGGCGCCATCGCCGAATGCGACAGGGTATTGAAAATAGAACCTAAGTGGATCGTCGACATACTCAAAACCAAGGCAGGCGCCGCACTGGAATTGGGGCAAAACGATGAGGCGCGCCGCAGCTATCTGCAGGCTCTGGGCCTGCGTCAGGATCTGGTATGGGCGAAACTGGGGCTGGCACGCTGCGATCAGGCCGAAGGCCGGCTGGAGGAAGCGAAAATCATCGTGCAAGGCGTACTGGAAAAAAATGCACAATACGTCGATGCCTATGATTTGCTGGCGCAGATAGCCGAATCCCGGGGCGAGGATCAGCAGGTATTGGAAGCTCTGAATAAATCGTATAACGTCATTCCATCGGCACGCCGCAGCCGCATGGTCGGCGATGCTGCCTACCGCGTCGGCGATCTGGAGCAGGCGCGCAGCGCATACGATAAAGCATTGAATCACACACGCGGTTCGCTGACCGCGCAGGCGTCGGACGCCTTGTCGCTGGCGCAGGTGCATGTCGACATCGGCCAGGCCGGCAACGCGCTGGAAATCCTGAGCGTCGCTGCACAAGATCATCATGAAGATCCTGGTTTCTGCAGCCGGCAGGCAATCATCGCCGCGCAGGCCTTCGCCGCCCTGGGTGACATGGCTTCCGGCAAGGCTGCTTTTGAATCCGCCAAAGAACTGGCTGCAGATATACGTGCAGATACCAATACGCTGACATTGGCGAAAGCGGCATTTTGCCTCGGTATGCATGAAGAAGGTGCGCGCATCATGGCGAAAGCGATCAAGTCCGATCATGAAAATGCACGGCTGGTGGCGCTGGCGCGCAAAGTCCTGAAAGATACCGGCAATGAAACACTGGTTGAAAAAATCGTCGATGACGCGATCAGTGCAGGCGCATTGATCGTCGATGAAGCAACCAGGCTGATGCGCAACGGACAGTTCGATGAATCGCTGGCCAAACTGGAGGAAGCGCTGGACGCCACACCCGATAATACCGGGGTACTGCTCGCTGCCGCGCAACTGCATTTGTTGTGGATGAGCCAGAAAGGACTGGATCGCTCTTACGTCAGACGCGTCAACGGCTATCTGGCGCAACTGGATGGCTTGATGCCGAACAGCGAACGCGTGGCCAAGATGTATCGCTTTCTGCGCGAAACGCTGGTCAAGGTCGCGAAAGAGGCATGA
- a CDS encoding putative Signal transduction histidine kinase sensor protein (Evidence 3 : Function proposed based on presence of conserved amino acid motif, structural feature or limited homology; Product type prc : putative receptor): MTMNPQLSAIVVHDLKNELGVLEGRLATLTVDLDREQALQAHASCIALREKMIAFLTLYKATEQGLNPRIEAVHPDDFLRELIRNHVHSRPELTLTMDSDALPAIAFFDEHLLGLAMNAALQNATRFAKSSIVVACRKTAGEIIFTVRDDGPGLDATEEQASTGLGMALCAAIARAHCSDDKYGSAHLSTCADGGALFSMRLP, translated from the coding sequence ATGACCATGAATCCGCAATTGAGCGCTATCGTCGTGCACGATTTAAAAAATGAATTGGGCGTACTGGAAGGCCGCTTGGCGACGCTGACCGTAGATCTCGATCGGGAACAGGCACTTCAGGCGCATGCAAGCTGTATTGCACTGCGCGAAAAAATGATCGCTTTCCTGACTTTATACAAAGCCACGGAACAGGGATTGAACCCACGCATTGAAGCCGTCCATCCGGACGACTTTCTCAGGGAATTGATCCGCAATCATGTCCATTCGCGCCCGGAATTAACATTGACGATGGATAGCGATGCGTTGCCTGCCATCGCATTTTTCGATGAGCATCTGCTTGGACTGGCAATGAATGCAGCATTGCAAAATGCAACGCGCTTTGCAAAATCGAGCATAGTAGTCGCCTGCAGAAAAACAGCCGGGGAAATTATTTTCACGGTGCGCGACGATGGGCCGGGGCTGGATGCCACAGAAGAACAAGCGTCAACCGGTTTGGGCATGGCCTTGTGCGCAGCGATTGCCCGCGCGCATTGCAGCGACGACAAATATGGCAGCGCGCACTTGAGTACATGCGCGGATGGCGGTGCACTTTTTTCGATGCGTTTACCGTAA
- a CDS encoding hypothetical protein (Evidence 5 : No homology to any previously reported sequences) yields MSRLSALQHLYPAAEDRRTVVFTLGLKDECSCFCDERRQLSSIQIAN; encoded by the coding sequence ATGTCTCGTCTGAGTGCGTTGCAGCATCTGTACCCCGCTGCAGAGGATCGTCGTACAGTGGTGTTTACGCTAGGGTTAAAAGATGAGTGCAGTTGTTTCTGCGATGAGCGTCGACAACTGTCGTCGATACAAATAGCTAATTGA
- a CDS encoding putative transcriptional regulator (ArsR family) (Evidence 3 : Function proposed based on presence of conserved amino acid motif, structural feature or limited homology; Product type pr : putative regulator), with translation MDIDAIHKALANPVRRQILAWLKSPGEYFAEQEHPLDFGVCCGMIDKRSGLSQSTISAHLATLQAAELIVPRRIGQWVFFKRNEATIRAFLESIHGDL, from the coding sequence ATGGACATAGATGCTATCCACAAGGCTTTGGCCAATCCGGTACGCAGGCAAATCCTGGCCTGGCTGAAGTCGCCTGGAGAGTACTTTGCCGAGCAGGAACATCCGCTCGATTTTGGCGTGTGCTGCGGCATGATCGACAAGCGTAGCGGTTTGTCGCAATCAACGATTTCAGCGCATCTGGCAACTTTGCAGGCGGCCGAACTCATCGTGCCGCGGCGCATCGGTCAGTGGGTTTTCTTCAAACGTAATGAAGCCACGATTCGGGCCTTCCTGGAATCGATACACGGCGATCTGTAA
- a CDS encoding Conserved hypothetical protein, putative 4-oxalocrotonate tautomerase (Evidence 4 : Homologs of previously reported genes of unknown function), translating into MPILNVKVSAKKSPELIGQISELLLDLTTRILKKKREVTAIAIDFVEHDSWIVGGRSLSEQKKNSFYFDIKITDETNTKDEKALYIKEAFAGFARILGNLHEESYIHVQDVKAASYGYGGYTQEYRYHH; encoded by the coding sequence ATGCCCATACTGAATGTGAAAGTAAGTGCAAAAAAATCACCTGAATTGATCGGACAGATATCCGAACTGCTGCTGGATCTGACGACGCGCATTCTGAAAAAGAAACGCGAAGTAACGGCGATCGCCATCGATTTTGTCGAGCACGACAGCTGGATCGTGGGAGGCCGCTCCCTCAGCGAGCAAAAGAAAAACAGCTTCTACTTCGACATCAAGATCACCGATGAAACCAACACCAAGGATGAAAAGGCGCTTTACATCAAGGAAGCGTTTGCCGGATTCGCCCGCATTCTGGGGAATCTGCACGAAGAAAGCTATATCCATGTTCAGGACGTAAAAGCCGCGTCGTATGGTTATGGCGGGTATACGCAAGAGTATCGCTATCACCACTAA
- a CDS encoding putative ABC-type transport system, ATPase component (Evidence 3 : Function proposed based on presence of conserved amino acid motif, structural feature or limited homology; Product type pt : putative transporter) codes for MDALLSIRHLQKSFHQRRLLDIENLSIAPAQAYVLTGTNGSGKSTLMRILAGLESVDAAEVQFQGKSASLSPYPRAMRDAIVYVHQHPVMFSTSVAENIGYGLLVRGVAKNIIAEKVEEAIEWAGIAHLRKNVPSFLSGGEKQRVALARARVLAPKLLLLDEPTANLDGAAREQVIALIPTLVSEGNSVIMACHDRDLIALPGVQRLKIRDGKLEVRKINTHGE; via the coding sequence ATGGATGCATTGTTATCGATTCGGCATTTGCAGAAAAGTTTTCATCAGCGCCGTTTGCTGGATATCGAAAATCTGTCGATTGCGCCGGCACAGGCTTATGTCCTGACCGGCACCAACGGCTCCGGAAAAAGCACGCTGATGCGTATTCTGGCGGGGCTGGAATCCGTCGATGCAGCCGAGGTGCAGTTTCAGGGAAAATCCGCCAGCCTGTCGCCTTATCCGCGCGCGATGCGCGATGCCATCGTCTATGTGCATCAGCATCCTGTGATGTTTTCCACCAGCGTGGCGGAAAACATCGGCTACGGTTTGTTGGTGCGCGGTGTAGCGAAAAACATCATCGCTGAAAAAGTGGAAGAGGCGATAGAGTGGGCCGGCATTGCGCATCTGCGCAAGAACGTGCCGAGTTTTCTATCCGGCGGCGAGAAACAGCGTGTTGCACTTGCGCGCGCACGCGTGCTGGCGCCAAAACTGCTTTTGCTGGATGAGCCTACGGCGAATCTGGATGGCGCGGCACGCGAACAGGTGATTGCGCTGATTCCAACGCTGGTGAGCGAAGGCAACAGCGTCATCATGGCATGTCATGATCGCGATCTGATTGCCTTGCCTGGGGTACAGCGTTTGAAAATCCGCGATGGAAAGCTGGAAGTAAGAAAGATCAATACGCACGGCGAATAA
- the fdhB gene encoding formate dehydrogenase iron-sulfur subunit (Evidence 2a : Function of homologous gene experimentally demonstrated in an other organism; PubMedId : 1781728; Product type e : enzyme), with protein MARMKFICDAERCIECNGCVTACKNENEVPWGVNRRRVVTINDGLIGQEKSISVACMHCSDAPCMAVCPVDCFYRTDEGVVLHDKDICIGCGYCSYACPFGAPQFPSNGAFGLRGKMDKCTFCAGGPEENGSKAEFEKYGRNRLAEGKLPACAEMCSTKALLAGDGDVIADILRARVLRRGKGSEVWGWGTAYGQSRDPQAKAPVEKKS; from the coding sequence ATGGCACGAATGAAATTCATCTGCGACGCAGAGCGCTGTATTGAATGCAATGGTTGTGTGACCGCCTGCAAGAACGAAAATGAAGTGCCATGGGGCGTCAACCGACGCCGCGTGGTCACTATTAACGATGGTTTGATCGGGCAGGAGAAATCCATTTCGGTTGCCTGCATGCATTGCTCCGATGCGCCGTGCATGGCCGTCTGTCCGGTCGATTGCTTCTATCGTACCGACGAAGGCGTGGTTCTGCATGACAAGGATATTTGCATCGGCTGCGGTTACTGTTCTTACGCATGCCCGTTTGGCGCACCGCAATTTCCATCCAACGGCGCATTTGGCCTGCGCGGCAAGATGGACAAGTGCACATTCTGTGCCGGTGGTCCGGAAGAAAACGGTTCCAAAGCGGAATTTGAAAAATACGGACGTAACCGTCTGGCCGAAGGTAAGTTGCCGGCCTGTGCGGAAATGTGCTCGACCAAAGCCTTGCTGGCTGGTGATGGCGATGTGATTGCCGATATCTTGCGTGCACGTGTGCTGCGTCGTGGCAAAGGCAGCGAAGTCTGGGGCTGGGGCACCGCGTATGGCCAGTCCCGCGATCCGCAGGCCAAAGCACCGGTGGAGAAAAAATCATGA